The window TATATATCAGCGCTAAGCGAAGAGCTGCTAGCTAGGCATTGCATGCTAACTCCTTTCTGTCTCTCCCCGTTCTGTTCTGCTTGACTCTTCCAGGTTCCAGCCGATCGATCAGCAGAGATGGAGATCAGGCGGCGGCGGGCACTGGCGATGGCCCTGGCGGCGGTGCTGGCCGCCGTGACTGTTGCTCGGGTGGCCACGGCTGCGACAAGTTACACGGTGGGGGCGCCGGATGGGCTGTGGGACATGCACACGGACTATGCTGAGTGGGTCGCCGCCAGGACGTTCCACCCCGGCGACAACATCAGTAAGCTAGCCGCACTAACTAACAGTACCGATTAATTAACTCACACACCCATTGCGCAGTTTAGACTAAAGTGACCGAAGTTAACAAAGCCTTTTTTAGGGCATTAACAAAGCCTTTTTATTTAACCTCTTCTCCTGCGCGCGCTGTGCTGCAGCGTTTACGTACTCGAGAGAGCTGCACGACGTGGTGGAGGTGGGCAAGGCCGGCTACGACGCCTGCTCCAGCGCAAACAACGTCTCCGCCTTCCGCTCCGGCAACGACGTCGTCGCGCTCACCACCGTCGGCACGCGCTACTTCCTCTGCGGCCTCACCGGCCACTGCGACAGCGGaatgaagatcagggtcgacgtggTCGCCGCGTCCACCGGTCCCGTAGCCGCGCCGCCCACCACGTCTGCCGGGGGTAACGTCGTCGCAGGCCTTGGCGCGCTCGTGGTGACGCATGCTCTCCTTGCCAGCATCAGCGTCTGGTGAAGTGTGTACGTACGTCCGTAGTATGCTTCTGGTATCgctttttttattttggtttgtgCTTTTGGTATCGCTGCTTGTGATTGATATTTCACTTTTTCTTTCCGGTGGATCGCGTGTTCGGATTAAAGCATACGTTTATAACTTGGTATCTGGAAATTTCCCACCAGCCACTTGTACTGGCTTGACTTCTGCATTCGAACGGACACAACCAAATTATTAAACccattaagagcatctccaacagacgccgATCGCGCCGCACGCAAAAAAACACATATACCGCGCGCGCATCGGCTGGTTTGACACGGCGCGCTGCGCCCGCTCCAGCagtcgcgctaaaatgcagcgcgcgctcaTTCTAGGTTATTGGAAAATAGATAGATTGCATAGATTTTaacgatacaaaggtattttacatccAAAACATAGATTGCATAATAATTAAAAATGACAAACGATAAAAAACGAGATAGATTGCATTAAAAAAACTACTCTAAGTCgctatcatcactatcatcatcctcctcGGCGGTGTTGTCCGAGGTATCCAGCCAGATGTCCAACCACCGATCATTGTTCGGCGTGAAGAACGACTGCCCACCTGCTTCAACGAGATCGGACTGCGCGTTCGTCAACGCTTTGCGCCGACGCCTGTCCAACCCCGCCTCGCGGCGCCTTCGCGTGTCCTCCTCGCGACGCCTTGCCCAGTAGGCCTGCTcgtaggcgacgtcctccgggtggcggtGGCGCCACTCCGCCgtgacccgctcgtcctcctgggcgacgaggaggcagCGCTGCTGCTCGGTGTGCTCCGCACGGTCTTGTGCCGTGTTCAGACGCGGCGGCGAGGCACGGTCGAGCACTTGCTGGAGCGTGTAGACATCCTG is drawn from Triticum dicoccoides isolate Atlit2015 ecotype Zavitan unplaced genomic scaffold, WEW_v2.0 scaffold110995, whole genome shotgun sequence and contains these coding sequences:
- the LOC119342956 gene encoding mavicyanin-like; protein product: MEIRRRRALAMALAAVLAAVTVARVATAATSYTVGAPDGLWDMHTDYAEWVAARTFHPGDNITFTYSRELHDVVEVGKAGYDACSSANNVSAFRSGNDVVALTTVGTRYFLCGLTGHCDSGMKIRVDVVAASTGPVAAPPTTSAGGNVVAGLGALVVTHALLASISVW